Proteins co-encoded in one Bradyrhizobium sp. 170 genomic window:
- a CDS encoding DUF1835 domain-containing protein — MTQTVLHFVFTPSGAGCLSQALKTAGRDDQVISFFDDLSFGPINPPDSSLRVKWVENELGRTGWDDVTAESERFWREAPSSDHRTVAWLTRRSAKEYAGFLEWSWRMRDAPYDVVDLSNVKVSYRPEHGPPRPPVFAMSLGMLHPGTETDYGNWPNRCSRRYESDTGISGSNFVLKMRRYAWSMAMSSCPRQSRSSTRC, encoded by the coding sequence ATGACTCAAACCGTACTTCACTTCGTTTTCACGCCTTCGGGCGCAGGCTGCCTGAGCCAAGCCCTAAAGACCGCTGGCCGCGACGACCAGGTTATCTCCTTCTTCGATGACCTCAGCTTCGGACCCATCAATCCCCCCGATTCGTCGTTGCGGGTGAAATGGGTTGAGAATGAACTTGGCCGGACCGGATGGGACGACGTTACCGCTGAGTCAGAACGGTTCTGGCGCGAGGCGCCTTCCTCCGATCATCGAACGGTCGCGTGGCTGACGCGGCGATCTGCTAAGGAGTATGCCGGCTTTCTCGAGTGGTCGTGGCGGATGCGCGACGCCCCCTACGACGTGGTTGATCTGAGCAACGTGAAGGTATCCTACCGCCCCGAGCACGGCCCGCCCCGGCCGCCGGTCTTCGCCATGAGCCTTGGGATGCTTCATCCGGGCACCGAGACCGATTATGGGAACTGGCCGAACCGTTGCAGCAGACGATACGAGAGCGATACCGGGATCTCTGGCAGCAACTTCGTTCTGAAAATGCGCCGCTACGCGTGGTCGATGGCGATGAGCTCGTGTCCGCGCCAATCTCGTTCTTCGACTCGCTGTTGA
- a CDS encoding exodeoxyribonuclease III — MRFSLTTWNINSVRLRIDIVAKFLKSARPDVLCLQETKCIDDAFPLKRFKRLGYEHVALNGQKGYHGVAIVSKLPFEATDIRTFCDKIDSRHISVAFGEKALIAKPLVLHNFYVPAGGDIPDPTLNPKFDHKLKFLDEMKACEPLHPRGDDRHILVGDLNVAPHENDVWSHKQLLKVVSHTPIECEKLLAAQAHGEWFDVARERIPLSEKVYTWWSYRAADWTVGDRGRRLDHIWVSRALKDGVSDFKITRDARSWERPSDHVPVTVTLEV; from the coding sequence ATGCGGTTTTCCCTGACAACGTGGAATATCAATTCGGTGCGCCTGCGCATCGACATCGTCGCCAAATTCCTCAAATCGGCGCGGCCGGACGTGCTGTGCCTGCAGGAAACCAAATGCATCGACGATGCTTTCCCGCTGAAGCGATTCAAGCGTCTCGGCTATGAGCATGTCGCGCTGAACGGACAGAAAGGCTATCACGGCGTCGCCATCGTCTCGAAACTGCCCTTTGAAGCCACCGATATCAGAACCTTCTGCGACAAGATCGATTCACGTCACATCTCGGTGGCGTTCGGCGAGAAAGCCCTGATAGCGAAGCCGCTGGTGCTGCATAATTTCTACGTGCCGGCCGGCGGCGACATTCCCGATCCCACGCTCAATCCGAAGTTCGATCACAAGCTGAAATTTCTCGATGAGATGAAGGCGTGCGAACCGCTGCATCCGCGCGGCGACGACCGGCATATCCTGGTCGGCGACCTCAACGTCGCTCCCCATGAGAACGACGTGTGGTCGCACAAGCAGCTTTTGAAGGTCGTCTCGCACACGCCGATTGAATGCGAGAAGCTGCTGGCTGCGCAGGCCCATGGCGAATGGTTCGACGTCGCGCGCGAGCGGATCCCGCTTTCGGAAAAGGTCTATACGTGGTGGAGCTACCGCGCCGCCGACTGGACGGTGGGCGACCGTGGCCGGCGGCTTGACCACATCTGGGTCTCGCGCGCGCTGAAGGATGGCGTCAGCGATTTCAAGATCACCCGCGACGCCCGCAGCTGGGAGCGCCCGTCCGACCACGTGCCGGTGACGGTGACGCTGGAAGTTTAA
- a CDS encoding fumarylacetoacetate hydrolase family protein: MLDKNAIAAASKTLHDHWRAGTKFAGLDDRLRRLDRIEAYAIQAGIEQYSSDSLFGWKIAATSEAGQKHINVDGPMAGRILAETVISDGGTASMTGNEMRVAEPEFAFRMRVDLPARTTSYTVQQVLDAVDTLHPAIEIPDSRFADFVSAGAAQIIADNACAHLFVLGPATSADWRSRDLVEERPVITMRGQQFTGHGKNVLGDPRIALTWLANELRQLGVTLKAGRIVTTGTCHAPLPIQSGDFCAVDFGSLGKVSVGFA; encoded by the coding sequence ATGCTCGACAAGAACGCAATAGCGGCGGCATCGAAGACGCTGCATGATCACTGGCGCGCCGGCACCAAATTTGCCGGCCTCGACGATAGACTGCGGCGGCTCGACCGCATCGAGGCCTACGCGATCCAGGCGGGAATCGAGCAATATTCATCCGATAGTTTGTTCGGCTGGAAGATCGCGGCCACCAGCGAGGCCGGACAAAAGCACATCAATGTCGACGGCCCGATGGCCGGGCGTATCCTGGCCGAGACCGTGATATCAGATGGCGGAACGGCTTCGATGACGGGCAACGAAATGCGCGTCGCCGAACCGGAATTCGCCTTTCGCATGCGCGTCGATCTGCCGGCGCGTACCACCTCCTATACGGTGCAGCAGGTGCTCGACGCGGTCGACACGCTGCATCCGGCCATCGAGATTCCGGATTCGCGGTTTGCCGATTTCGTCAGCGCCGGCGCCGCCCAGATCATTGCCGACAACGCCTGCGCGCATCTGTTCGTCCTCGGCCCGGCGACAAGCGCAGACTGGCGTTCGCGCGATCTCGTCGAGGAACGGCCTGTCATCACGATGCGCGGTCAGCAATTCACCGGTCACGGCAAGAACGTGCTCGGCGATCCCCGGATCGCACTGACATGGCTCGCCAATGAACTGCGCCAGCTTGGCGTGACGTTGAAGGCGGGGCGGATAGTCACCACGGGCACTTGCCATGCTCCGTTGCCGATTCAATCAGGCGATTTTTGCGCCGTCGATTTCGGTTCGCTTGGAAAAGTGTCGGTGGGATTCGCGTAG
- a CDS encoding outer membrane lipoprotein carrier protein LolA: MTQRPTHRGLRSGLALLIATSIAGFATPALSQTVPVPKPAPKARDGSVQMSAQEKGPTTTGATQTPPNPVIPDPNRNVPANIFATFDANQKAQAARVSSYLSSLQTLVGNFVQVGPDGSKTKGDFYIQKPGKLRFEYDAPSPIAIIADGSSLAVRDTKLATQDIYPLSQTPLRFLLSDRIDLLKDTNVVNVTADDVYISVTIEEKQALIGTSRLMLMVGTKDGQLKQWTVTDPQGYDTTIAVYNVDSTKKVDPGLFKIDFTNYITPAN, encoded by the coding sequence ATGACACAACGACCCACCCATCGCGGGCTGCGCTCCGGACTGGCCCTTTTGATCGCCACATCCATCGCAGGCTTCGCGACGCCGGCTCTCTCGCAGACCGTGCCGGTTCCGAAGCCCGCGCCCAAGGCCCGCGACGGCAGCGTGCAGATGAGCGCGCAGGAAAAAGGGCCGACGACCACCGGCGCCACCCAGACGCCGCCGAACCCGGTGATTCCCGACCCGAACCGCAATGTCCCGGCCAATATTTTTGCGACCTTCGACGCCAACCAGAAGGCGCAGGCTGCCCGGGTGAGTTCCTATCTGTCCTCGCTGCAGACGCTGGTTGGAAATTTCGTCCAGGTCGGCCCCGACGGCAGCAAGACCAAGGGCGATTTCTATATCCAGAAGCCGGGCAAGCTGCGTTTCGAGTACGATGCGCCCAGCCCGATCGCGATCATCGCCGACGGCTCGTCGCTGGCGGTGCGGGATACGAAGCTTGCGACCCAGGACATCTATCCGCTGTCGCAAACGCCGCTGCGCTTCCTGCTGTCGGACCGGATCGATCTGTTGAAGGACACCAATGTCGTCAACGTCACGGCCGATGACGTCTACATCAGCGTCACCATCGAGGAGAAGCAGGCCCTGATCGGCACCAGCCGGCTGATGCTGATGGTCGGCACCAAGGACGGCCAGCTCAAGCAATGGACGGTGACCGACCCGCAGGGCTACGACACCACGATTGCGGTCTACAATGTGGACTCGACCAAGAAGGTCGACCCCGGCCTCTTCAAGATCGACTTCACCAACTACATCACCCCCGCGAATTAG
- a CDS encoding response regulator transcription factor, whose product MPNARKILIVDDDTDLRDTLVEQLSLHEEFEASAVDTGAKGASAAKANSPDLVLMDVGLPDTDGREVVRSLRKGGFKAPIIMLTGHDTDSDTILGLESGANDYVAKPFRFAVLLARIRAQLRQHEASEDAVFSVGPYSFRPGSKMLTAANARKVRLTEKETAILRFLYRAGQLPVSRETLLQEVWGYNSGVTTHTLETHIYRLRQKIEKDAANPEILVTEAGGYKLVP is encoded by the coding sequence ATGCCCAATGCCCGCAAGATCCTGATCGTGGATGACGACACCGATCTGCGCGACACGCTGGTCGAGCAACTATCGCTGCATGAGGAGTTCGAAGCTTCCGCAGTCGATACCGGCGCCAAGGGCGCCAGCGCCGCGAAAGCCAATTCCCCCGATCTGGTGCTGATGGATGTCGGCTTGCCGGATACCGACGGAAGGGAAGTCGTGCGCAGCCTCCGCAAGGGCGGTTTCAAGGCGCCGATCATCATGCTGACCGGCCACGACACCGATTCGGACACTATTTTGGGGCTCGAATCGGGCGCCAATGATTACGTTGCAAAGCCGTTCCGTTTCGCTGTCCTGCTCGCCCGGATCAGGGCGCAGCTGCGCCAGCACGAGGCCAGCGAGGACGCGGTGTTTTCCGTCGGTCCCTACAGCTTTCGGCCCGGCTCCAAGATGCTGACCGCCGCCAATGCCAGAAAAGTACGGCTGACCGAGAAGGAAACCGCGATCCTGCGTTTCCTGTATCGCGCCGGCCAGTTGCCGGTGTCGCGCGAGACGTTGCTGCAGGAAGTCTGGGGCTACAATTCGGGCGTCACCACGCACACGCTGGAAACCCATATCTACCGTCTCAGGCAGAAGATCGAGAAGGATGCGGCCAATCCGGAAATCCTGGTGACGGAAGCCGGTGGCTACAAGCTGGTGCCGTGA
- a CDS encoding aminotransferase class I/II-fold pyridoxal phosphate-dependent enzyme: MAMTASSGVAQGAGVPAGQAERSPFLRTTELLAPYRPAKPLITLSLGEPQHPVPDFVGPVLAKHIADFGRYPLAKGIEPFRRAAANWLSTRFQLPRPVDPESEILVLSGSREGLFFAAITAARYVGPRKGRPAILMPNPFYPAYGAGARAAGCEPIYLPTTLANGFLPDLDALDDATLARTVAMFIASPANPQGSVASRDYFIRLKKLADRHGFMILSDECYSEIYTRQPPGSALECAGPDFTNVVAFQSLSKRSNLPGMRVGFAAGDRKFLSAFHELRNVAAPQVPVPLQHVGVAAYSDEAHVEENRRLYRIKFDLADQILGSRYGYARPAGGFCVWLDVSERGGDEAVAVKLYRDAGVRVIPGSYLSRPQNDGFNPGAGYIRLALVSDSESTAEALHRLVEILD, from the coding sequence ATGGCAATGACCGCCTCTTCCGGCGTGGCGCAGGGCGCCGGCGTACCTGCCGGTCAGGCCGAGCGCTCGCCATTCTTGCGCACAACCGAGCTGCTGGCGCCGTATCGGCCCGCCAAGCCGTTGATTACGCTGTCCTTAGGCGAACCGCAGCACCCGGTGCCGGATTTTGTCGGGCCGGTCCTGGCGAAACATATTGCCGATTTCGGCCGCTATCCCCTTGCCAAGGGCATCGAGCCGTTCCGGCGGGCGGCAGCGAACTGGCTGTCGACCCGGTTCCAACTGCCGCGGCCGGTCGATCCCGAGAGTGAAATCCTGGTGCTGAGCGGCAGCCGGGAGGGACTGTTTTTCGCGGCGATCACGGCCGCCCGTTACGTTGGCCCGCGCAAGGGCAGGCCCGCGATCCTGATGCCCAACCCGTTTTATCCAGCCTATGGCGCCGGCGCTCGCGCCGCCGGGTGCGAACCGATCTACCTGCCGACCACGCTCGCCAACGGATTTTTACCCGATCTCGATGCGCTCGATGACGCGACGCTGGCCCGAACCGTGGCGATGTTCATCGCCTCGCCCGCCAATCCGCAAGGCTCCGTCGCCTCGCGCGATTACTTCATCCGCCTGAAGAAGCTCGCCGACCGCCATGGCTTCATGATCCTGAGCGACGAGTGCTATTCGGAAATCTACACCAGGCAGCCGCCGGGCAGCGCGCTCGAATGCGCCGGGCCCGACTTCACCAACGTCGTTGCGTTCCAGTCGCTGTCGAAGCGCTCGAACCTGCCCGGCATGCGCGTCGGCTTTGCCGCCGGCGACCGAAAGTTTCTCTCCGCCTTTCACGAATTGCGCAATGTCGCGGCACCCCAGGTGCCGGTGCCGCTGCAGCACGTCGGGGTCGCCGCCTATAGCGACGAGGCGCATGTCGAAGAGAATCGCCGGCTTTACCGTATCAAGTTCGACCTCGCCGACCAGATTCTCGGCAGCCGCTACGGCTATGCGCGGCCCGCCGGCGGCTTCTGCGTCTGGCTCGACGTCTCTGAGCGCGGCGGCGACGAGGCTGTGGCGGTCAAACTCTATCGGGATGCGGGCGTCCGCGTGATCCCCGGCAGCTATCTGTCGCGGCCGCAGAACGATGGCTTCAATCCCGGCGCGGGCTACATCCGCCTCGCGCTGGTCTCCGACAGCGAATCAACGGCCGAGGCATTGCACCGGCTGGTCGAAATTCTGGATTAA
- a CDS encoding GFA family protein: MKLEGGCYCGKVRYVAEGEPMMKAQCHCRECQYITGGSTNLFLVMPAAGFKYTGQAPKQFTRADLERAVTREFCAECGTHVVTRPPGRPAVVVKVGTLDDPSLFGGPQIAIYTVDKQPYHHVPEGMPTFERLPTR, from the coding sequence ATGAAACTCGAAGGCGGATGCTATTGCGGCAAGGTGCGCTACGTGGCCGAAGGCGAGCCGATGATGAAGGCGCAGTGCCACTGCCGCGAATGTCAGTATATCACCGGCGGCTCGACCAACCTGTTCCTGGTGATGCCGGCCGCCGGCTTCAAATACACCGGGCAAGCCCCGAAGCAATTCACCCGCGCCGATCTGGAACGCGCGGTGACGCGGGAATTCTGCGCCGAATGCGGCACCCACGTCGTGACGCGCCCGCCGGGCCGGCCCGCCGTGGTCGTCAAGGTCGGCACGCTCGATGATCCCAGCCTGTTCGGCGGTCCGCAGATAGCGATCTACACCGTCGACAAGCAGCCCTACCACCACGTACCGGAGGGAATGCCCACCTTCGAGCGGCTGCCGACGCGGTAG
- a CDS encoding YggS family pyridoxal phosphate-dependent enzyme encodes MATPLTKSLPNGLAQVEQDIARACKEARRERASVTLIAVSKTFDAASISPVIDAGQRVFGENRVQEAKAKWPALVSACPGIALHLIGPLQSNKAKEAVALFDAIHSVDRPSICEALAREINSQNKRPELFVQVNTGEEPQKAGIAPGDADAFIANCRDKYGLVISGLMCIPPVDEAPAPHFALTAKIAARNGLKNLSMGMSADFAVAIQLGATHVRVGSAIFGAR; translated from the coding sequence ATGGCGACGCCGCTAACCAAGTCTTTACCAAACGGTCTGGCTCAGGTGGAGCAGGACATCGCGCGCGCATGCAAGGAAGCGCGCCGCGAGCGCGCATCGGTGACTCTGATCGCGGTGTCGAAAACGTTCGACGCCGCATCCATTTCGCCCGTCATCGATGCCGGGCAGCGCGTGTTCGGCGAAAATCGCGTGCAGGAAGCCAAGGCGAAATGGCCGGCGCTGGTGTCGGCCTGTCCCGGAATTGCGTTGCATCTGATCGGGCCGCTGCAATCCAACAAGGCAAAGGAGGCCGTGGCGCTGTTCGACGCCATCCATTCGGTCGACCGTCCGAGTATTTGCGAAGCGTTAGCCAGGGAAATCAATTCGCAGAACAAACGGCCGGAATTGTTCGTTCAAGTGAACACCGGTGAGGAACCGCAGAAGGCTGGCATCGCGCCCGGCGATGCCGACGCCTTCATTGCGAACTGCCGCGACAAATACGGTCTGGTCATTTCCGGCTTGATGTGCATCCCGCCAGTCGACGAGGCGCCGGCGCCGCATTTCGCGTTGACGGCCAAGATCGCCGCGCGCAACGGGCTGAAAAATCTGTCGATGGGCATGAGCGCCGATTTCGCGGTAGCGATCCAGCTCGGCGCCACGCATGTGCGCGTGGGCTCGGCAATTTTTGGGGCGCGCTGA
- a CDS encoding DNA translocase FtsK, translated as MSMPAIERVIPLVGHLPVSIRDALARRLRELAGLCLIALSGVATAALMTWSVQDPSLSHATSRPIRNVLGYPGAIGADLLMQILGLGAIMLILPVAVWGWRMLTHRTFDREALRLGCWILCTVIAAGFASCWPHGGGWALPTGLGGVVGDALVRAPAVVFGPAGFTYRLVLGIILFAAMCAAFLFASGWGSRPRDEALTPIEDDDTPFEEEGDRSSVSLGWVYHALMSAKARLAWLMSAAYRSLVSSSPPPRTASFERQEPSLRGRAGPTLAPQQEEDQDEEEEEDEEEEVPAARAPRKKAAPRAAARKSEKFELPSVSVLTAPKASDRQPLSKVELEANSRALEGVLGDFGVRGEIVKANPGPVVTLYELEPAPGIKSSRVIGLADDIARSMSALSARVAVVAGRNAIGIELPNVHREKVYLRELLTAKDESHAKLPLCLGKNIGGESIIIDLARTPHMLIAGTTGSGKSVAINTMILSLVYRLRPDQCRLIMVDPKMLELSVYDGIPHLLTPVVTDPKKAVVALKWAVREMEERYKKMAKLGVRNIDGYNQRLVEAKGKGEDLTRTVHTGFDKETGKAIYEEEKLDLEPLPYIVIIVDEMADLMMVAGKDIEGAVQRLAQMARAAGLHVILATQRPSVDVITGTIKANFPTRISFQVTSKIDSRTILGEMGAEQLLGQGDMLYMAGGGRISRVHGPFVSDEEVEKVVRHLKTQGQPEYLEAVTAEEPTDEDGAVFDSTGMGGDGGGDLFSQAVAIVKRDRKASTSYIQRRLQIGYNRAASLMERMELEGIVGQANHAGKREILVAEEEGGF; from the coding sequence ATGAGCATGCCAGCGATCGAACGTGTCATTCCCCTGGTCGGCCACCTGCCGGTCTCAATCCGCGACGCCCTCGCACGGCGCTTGCGCGAACTCGCAGGCCTTTGCCTGATCGCGCTGTCCGGCGTGGCGACGGCGGCGTTGATGACGTGGTCGGTACAGGACCCGAGCCTGAGCCACGCGACGTCGCGTCCGATCCGCAACGTTCTCGGCTACCCCGGCGCGATCGGGGCCGATCTCTTGATGCAGATTCTCGGACTCGGCGCGATCATGCTGATCCTCCCCGTCGCGGTGTGGGGCTGGCGCATGCTGACCCATCGCACCTTCGACCGCGAGGCGCTGCGCCTTGGGTGCTGGATTCTGTGCACCGTGATCGCGGCAGGCTTCGCAAGCTGCTGGCCGCATGGCGGCGGGTGGGCGCTGCCGACCGGCCTTGGCGGTGTCGTCGGCGACGCGCTGGTGCGGGCGCCGGCCGTGGTGTTCGGTCCGGCCGGCTTCACCTATCGTCTCGTGCTCGGCATCATCCTGTTCGCGGCGATGTGCGCGGCCTTCCTGTTTGCCAGCGGCTGGGGCTCGCGCCCGAGAGATGAAGCACTGACACCGATCGAGGACGATGACACGCCCTTCGAGGAAGAAGGCGATCGCAGTTCGGTTTCGCTCGGATGGGTGTATCACGCGCTGATGAGCGCGAAGGCGCGGCTCGCCTGGCTGATGAGCGCTGCCTACCGATCGCTGGTTTCGAGTTCACCGCCGCCTCGCACGGCCTCGTTCGAACGTCAGGAACCAAGCCTGCGCGGACGCGCCGGGCCGACACTTGCGCCGCAGCAGGAAGAGGACCAGGATGAGGAAGAGGAGGAAGACGAGGAAGAGGAAGTCCCCGCCGCCCGTGCGCCGCGCAAGAAGGCCGCGCCGCGCGCGGCAGCGCGCAAGTCCGAGAAATTCGAACTGCCGTCGGTCTCGGTGCTCACGGCGCCCAAGGCGTCGGACCGGCAGCCGCTCAGCAAGGTCGAACTGGAGGCCAATTCGCGCGCGCTGGAAGGCGTGCTTGGCGATTTCGGCGTCCGCGGCGAGATCGTCAAGGCCAATCCCGGTCCGGTGGTGACGCTTTACGAACTCGAACCGGCGCCCGGCATCAAATCCTCGCGCGTCATCGGCCTTGCCGACGATATCGCCCGCTCGATGAGCGCGCTCTCGGCCCGCGTCGCCGTGGTCGCCGGCCGCAACGCCATCGGTATCGAGCTGCCGAATGTGCATCGCGAAAAGGTTTACCTGCGCGAATTGCTGACCGCGAAGGACGAGTCGCACGCAAAGCTGCCGCTCTGCCTTGGCAAGAATATCGGCGGCGAATCCATTATCATCGATCTGGCGCGCACGCCGCACATGCTGATCGCCGGTACCACCGGCTCCGGCAAATCGGTCGCGATCAACACCATGATCCTCAGCCTGGTCTACCGCTTGCGGCCGGATCAGTGCCGCCTGATCATGGTCGATCCAAAAATGCTCGAACTCTCCGTCTATGACGGCATCCCGCATCTGCTGACGCCGGTCGTGACCGATCCGAAAAAAGCGGTGGTCGCGCTGAAATGGGCCGTGCGCGAGATGGAAGAACGCTACAAGAAGATGGCCAAGCTCGGCGTGCGCAATATCGACGGCTACAACCAGCGCCTCGTCGAAGCCAAGGGCAAGGGCGAGGACCTGACGCGCACGGTGCATACCGGCTTCGACAAGGAAACCGGCAAGGCAATCTACGAGGAAGAAAAGCTCGACCTCGAACCGCTGCCCTATATCGTCATCATCGTCGACGAAATGGCCGACCTGATGATGGTGGCCGGCAAGGATATCGAAGGCGCGGTGCAGCGCCTGGCGCAGATGGCGCGCGCCGCCGGCCTGCATGTGATCCTCGCAACCCAGCGTCCCTCGGTCGACGTCATCACCGGCACCATCAAGGCGAACTTCCCGACCCGTATCTCGTTTCAGGTCACCTCGAAAATCGACAGCCGCACCATCCTCGGTGAAATGGGCGCCGAGCAACTGCTCGGACAGGGCGACATGCTCTATATGGCCGGCGGCGGGCGCATCAGCCGCGTGCACGGCCCGTTCGTCTCCGACGAGGAAGTCGAAAAGGTCGTGCGTCACCTCAAGACGCAGGGTCAGCCGGAATATCTGGAAGCGGTCACGGCGGAAGAACCCACCGACGAGGACGGCGCGGTGTTCGATTCCACCGGCATGGGAGGGGACGGCGGCGGCGACCTGTTCTCGCAGGCGGTTGCGATCGTCAAGCGCGACCGCAAGGCCTCGACCTCCTATATTCAACGCCGGCTGCAGATCGGCTACAACCGCGCCGCGTCGTTGATGGAGCGGATGGAACTCGAAGGCATCGTCGGGCAGGCGAATCATGCCGGCAAGCGCGAAATTCTGGTCGCGGAGGAAGAGGGCGGATTCTAG
- a CDS encoding cyclic nucleotide-binding domain-containing protein: MSIEDDVALLERVPTLRLLGTTALRMLAIGSEQRDFSPGDYLFNAGDEADAGYIVQRGAIRVEDGGAEVVAGPGALIGELALIVAMKRPSSAVALDHSSVIRVARSLFQRVLESDPGAARRLRDELATRTSQLASDILMAGAKLSI; the protein is encoded by the coding sequence ATGTCGATCGAAGATGATGTAGCCCTGCTCGAACGGGTCCCGACATTGCGCCTGTTGGGAACGACGGCCTTGCGCATGCTGGCGATCGGCTCGGAGCAGCGCGATTTCTCGCCCGGCGATTATCTGTTCAACGCCGGCGACGAGGCGGATGCCGGCTATATCGTTCAACGCGGCGCGATCCGCGTCGAGGACGGCGGCGCCGAAGTCGTTGCGGGCCCCGGCGCCCTGATCGGCGAATTGGCGCTGATCGTAGCGATGAAGCGGCCCTCCAGCGCGGTCGCGCTTGATCATTCCTCGGTCATCCGGGTGGCGCGCAGCCTGTTTCAACGTGTGCTCGAAAGCGATCCCGGCGCCGCGCGCCGTCTGCGCGACGAACTCGCCACCCGCACCAGCCAGCTTGCCAGCGATATTTTGATGGCCGGCGCCAAGCTCAGTATTTGA
- a CDS encoding L,D-transpeptidase family protein → MESNAISITYKTAARDRPLSAIRVHRAAGDPRRGWLTADGWTVPVALGRGGILANKREGDGGTPRGTYRPLQLWWRADRHPRPRTYLPARPIRPEDAWCEDPRDRRYNQPIRLVRDQPGDRLTREDHLYDFIVEIDHNAGPRVAGRGSAVFLHLARTNFSPTAGCVSMTKSAMLRLLRRMGPQTKIMIG, encoded by the coding sequence ATGGAAAGTAACGCCATTTCAATCACTTATAAGACAGCTGCGCGTGATCGGCCACTGTCGGCAATCCGGGTCCACAGGGCTGCCGGCGACCCTCGCCGGGGCTGGCTGACGGCGGACGGCTGGACCGTCCCGGTGGCACTTGGCCGCGGCGGCATCCTCGCCAACAAACGGGAGGGCGATGGCGGCACCCCGAGGGGTACATACCGTCCGCTGCAATTGTGGTGGCGCGCCGACCGCCATCCTCGTCCACGGACCTATCTGCCGGCCCGGCCGATCCGGCCCGAAGACGCCTGGTGCGAGGACCCGCGGGACCGCCGTTACAATCAGCCCATCCGCCTGGTCCGCGACCAGCCCGGCGACCGGCTGACGCGCGAGGACCACCTCTACGATTTCATCGTCGAGATCGATCACAACGCCGGCCCGCGGGTAGCCGGCCGCGGCAGCGCCGTTTTCCTGCATCTGGCGCGGACCAACTTCTCGCCGACCGCGGGATGCGTTTCGATGACGAAATCCGCCATGCTGCGGCTGTTGCGGCGAATGGGCCCGCAGACGAAAATCATGATCGGCTGA